Proteins found in one Odocoileus virginianus isolate 20LAN1187 ecotype Illinois chromosome 10, Ovbor_1.2, whole genome shotgun sequence genomic segment:
- the FXYD2 gene encoding sodium/potassium-transporting ATPase subunit gamma isoform X2 gives MDRWYLGGSPKENVDPFYYDYETVRNGGLIFAALAFIVGLVIILSKRFRCGAKKKHRQIPEDGL, from the exons ATGGACCGGTGGTACCTGG GTGGCAGCCCCAAGGAGAACGTGGACCCATTCTACTACG acTACGAGACCGTCCGCAATGGGGGCCTGATCTTCGCCGCCCTGGCCTTCATCGTGGGGCTCGTCATCATCCTCA GCAAAAGATTCCGCTGTGGGGCCAAGAAGAAGCACCG GCAAATTCCTGAAGATGGGCTCTAA
- the FXYD2 gene encoding sodium/potassium-transporting ATPase subunit gamma isoform X1 produces MAELTDDGGSPKENVDPFYYDYETVRNGGLIFAALAFIVGLVIILSKRFRCGAKKKHRQIPEDGL; encoded by the exons ATGGCAGAGTTGACAGATGAcg GTGGCAGCCCCAAGGAGAACGTGGACCCATTCTACTACG acTACGAGACCGTCCGCAATGGGGGCCTGATCTTCGCCGCCCTGGCCTTCATCGTGGGGCTCGTCATCATCCTCA GCAAAAGATTCCGCTGTGGGGCCAAGAAGAAGCACCG GCAAATTCCTGAAGATGGGCTCTAA